In Quercus lobata isolate SW786 chromosome 12, ValleyOak3.0 Primary Assembly, whole genome shotgun sequence, a genomic segment contains:
- the LOC115970952 gene encoding peroxidase 20, producing the protein MLHLNLSLSFSAMDLMRLLTVALILILCGTETLSGDGTLVLDYYKETCPLVEEIVRVNVEIAVAKEPRMAASLLRLHFHDCFVLGCDASVLLDTNGDMISEKQAVPNLNSLRGVEVIDEIKYILEKACPYTISCADIIAIVARDAVVSRGGPGWDVLLGRRDSLEASFSGANQLIPAPNSSLETLISNFKQHGLDVGDLVALSGSHTVGKARCVSFRQRVYDVSAEEHYDPFKRYTTFRRILRSICPKSGRDNELAPLDFTTPARFDNHYYINLLQGNGLLGSDNVLVTEDHEGLIIEQVWAYASNQELFFKAFANSMVKMGNINVLTGNEGEIRRKCRFVNT; encoded by the exons ATGTTACACTTAAATCTGTCACTTTCATTTTCTGCGATGGACCTCATGAGACTATTGACGGTTGcacttattttgattttgtgtggtACTGAAACCTTGAGTGGTGATGGGACACTTGTTCTTGACTACTACAAAGAAACGTGCCCATTGGTGGAAGAGATTGTGAGAGTCAATGTCGAGATTGCAGTGGCTAAAGAACCTCGAATGGCTGCCTCGCTGCTTCGCTTACATTTCCATGATTGTTTTGTCTTG GGGTGCGATGCTTCAGTTCTATTGGACACTAATGGGGACATGATCAGTGAAAAGCAAGCTGTGCCTAACCTAAACTCACTTCGTGGAGTTGAGGTTATTGATGAGATAAAGTACATTTTGGAAAAGGCTTGTCCTTATACAATTTCTTGCGCTGATATTATAGCCATTGTTGCTCGTGATGCTGTAGTATCG AGAGGTGGGCCAGGATGGGATGTATTGCTAGGCAGGAGAGATTCACTGGAAGCAAGCTTCAGTGGCGCCAACCAATTAATCCCTGCTCCAAATTCCTCTCTAGAGACTCTTATTTCCAATTTTAAACAACATGGCCTTGACGTGGGGGACTTGGTTGCTTTATCAG GTAGCCATACGGTGGGAAAGGCAAGGTGTGTAAGCTTCAGGCAAAGGGTGTATGATGTTAGTGCCGAAGAACACTATGATCCTTTCAAGAGATATACAACCTTCCGAAGAATCCTACGGTCCATATGCCCGAAATCAGGAAGGGACAATGAGCTTGCACCACTTGATTTCACAACCCCGGCTAGATTTGATAACCACTACTACATTAACCTCCTCCAAGGAAATGGTTTGTTGGGTTCAGATAATGTGTTGGTCACTGAAGATCATGAGGGGTTGATAATAGAGCAGGTGTGGGCTTATGCCTCTAATCAAGAGCTCTTCTTTAAGGCATTTGCGAATTCTATGGTCAAGATGGGGAACATCAACGTACTCACCGGAAATGAAGGAGAAATTAGGAGGAAGTGTAGGTTTGTCAACACCTAA